The Nycticebus coucang isolate mNycCou1 chromosome 2, mNycCou1.pri, whole genome shotgun sequence genome includes a window with the following:
- the DYNLRB2 gene encoding dynein light chain roadblock-type 2 has product MTEVEETLKRIQSHKGVIGTMVVNAEGIPIRTTLDNSTTVQYAGLLHQLTMKARSTVRDIDPQNDLTFLRIRSKKHEIMVAPDKEYLLIVIQNPCE; this is encoded by the exons ATG ACAGAGGTGGAAGAAACTCTCAAGCGTATCCAGAGCCATAAAGGGGTTATTGGAACCATGGTTGTAAATGCAGAAG GAATTCCGATCCGGACAACCTTGGACAACTCAACCACAGTCCAGTACGCGGGTCTTCTGCATCAGCTCACGATGAAAGCCAGGAGCACAGTCCGCGACATCGACCCCCAGAACGACCTGACTTTCCTTAGGATCAGGTCAAAGAAACATGAAATCATGGTAGCTCCAG ATAAGGAGTATCTTCTGATCGTCATTCAGAATCCGTGTGAGTAG